A DNA window from Bacillaceae bacterium S4-13-56 contains the following coding sequences:
- a CDS encoding phosphoglycerate kinase, which yields MNKQSIRDVEVKGKRVFCRVDFNVPMKNEEITDDTRIRAALPTIQYLMEQGAKVILASHLGRPKGQVVEELRLNAVAQRLSDLLNKSVVKTDEAYGDEAKEAISQLEAGDVLLLENVRFYPGEEKNDEELAKQFAELADLYVNDAFGAAHRAHASTEGIAHHLPAVAGFLMEKELQVLGSALNNPERPFTAIIGGAKVKDKIGVIDNLLDKVDNLIIGGGLAYTFVKAQGYEIGNSLLEEDKIDLAKEFMQKAKDKGVRFLMPVDAVVADDFSDDANIKVVDIKDIPSDWEALDIGPKTVAFFAEAISNSKLVIWNGPMGVFELNSFANGTKGVADALAKTEGYTVIGGGDSAAAVEKFGYAEKMDHISTGGGASLEFMEGKELPGVVALNNK from the coding sequence TTGAATAAACAATCAATTCGCGACGTAGAAGTAAAAGGTAAACGCGTATTTTGTCGTGTGGACTTTAATGTTCCTATGAAAAATGAAGAGATCACAGACGATACAAGAATTCGTGCAGCCCTACCAACCATTCAATATTTAATGGAGCAAGGGGCGAAAGTAATTCTAGCCAGCCACCTAGGACGTCCCAAGGGTCAGGTTGTTGAAGAACTTCGCCTAAATGCTGTTGCTCAGCGTTTAAGTGATTTATTAAATAAATCTGTTGTGAAGACAGATGAAGCTTACGGTGATGAAGCAAAGGAAGCCATTTCTCAATTGGAAGCTGGAGACGTTCTATTGTTAGAAAACGTTCGTTTCTATCCTGGTGAGGAAAAAAATGATGAAGAACTTGCTAAACAATTTGCAGAGCTAGCTGACCTTTACGTTAATGATGCATTTGGTGCAGCTCACAGAGCCCATGCATCTACGGAAGGGATTGCTCACCACCTTCCAGCAGTAGCTGGTTTTCTCATGGAAAAAGAGCTACAAGTACTAGGAAGTGCCCTTAACAATCCAGAGCGTCCATTTACAGCGATTATTGGTGGAGCGAAGGTGAAAGACAAAATCGGGGTTATTGATAATCTTTTGGACAAAGTAGATAATCTTATCATTGGTGGAGGATTAGCCTATACTTTTGTCAAAGCACAAGGATATGAAATAGGAAATTCTCTTCTAGAAGAAGATAAAATAGATCTTGCCAAAGAATTCATGCAAAAGGCAAAGGATAAGGGAGTTCGTTTCCTTATGCCTGTTGATGCAGTTGTTGCGGATGATTTCTCAGATGACGCGAATATAAAAGTGGTAGATATTAAGGACATTCCATCTGACTGGGAAGCTCTTGATATTGGACCAAAAACAGTGGCGTTTTTTGCAGAAGCTATCTCCAACTCTAAGCTTGTGATTTGGAATGGACCAATGGGAGTTTTTGAACTTAATTCATTTGCGAATGGAACAAAAGGTGTAGCAGATGCATTGGCGAAAACAGAAGGATATACTGTTATTGGTGGAGGAGATTCAGCAGCAGCAGTTGAAAAATTTGGATATGCTGAGAAAATGGATCATATTTCCACAGGTGGAGGAGCTTCTCTAGAGTTCATGGAAGGAAAAGAACTTCCTGGAGTAGTAGCATTAAATAATAAATAA